One part of the Rutidosis leptorrhynchoides isolate AG116_Rl617_1_P2 chromosome 1, CSIRO_AGI_Rlap_v1, whole genome shotgun sequence genome encodes these proteins:
- the LOC139887536 gene encoding uncharacterized protein: MDGALIANETLDYLKSKHLKSLIFKVDFEKAFDCLNWDFLMEIMGFGDKWRKWIHSCLKSASISVLVNGSPTSEFNIERGVRQGDPLSPFLFILAAEGLNVLTKMAVRNNLFIGVEVGNNKIPISHLQYADDTIFFGEWGEGNLRNLMKILKCFELTSGLKVNYHKSILYGVGVDKGITENMAKSFKCNVGSFPFTYLGIPVGGKMNKLESWASVISKFEKRLSDWKARSMSYGGRLTLVKSVLNSNLIDSFGVAFKNSFVRKVGDGASISFWSDIWLGSEALKNKFQRLARLDSNMEASVKERLRRARGELDNLGELLKTVTTDPGCADGWVWGANNGRQFTTKKLTTLIDSKTICAGANASESLRNNLVPKKIEVFIWRARKKRLPVRTELDKRGVDLHSVCCSLCDDAIETVDHSLMSCKKAFDVWTKVFEWWGLGNISNLTIEDLFLGNLNQGASSGGEIWQAVVWSSCYLIWWNRNQMVFKNKCWNTPAALSEIQVKCFEWIAKRHTRKTIDWHNWFHNPSVFLT; the protein is encoded by the exons ATGGACGGGGCGCTCATTGCAAACGAAACCCTTGACTACTTGAAGAGTAAACATCTCAAAAGTCTCATTTTTAAAGTAGATTTCGAGAAAGCCTTTGATTGCTTAAATTGGGATTTTCTGATGGAGATAATGGGGTTCGGTGATAAGTGGAGGAAATGGATTCACTCATGTTTAAAGTCGGCTTCGATCTCGGTACTTGTTAACGGGTCTCCCACTTCGGAATTCAATATTGAACGGGGTGTGAGACAAGGAGATCCGCTTTCACCCTTTCTTTTCATCCTCGCGGCGGAAGGGCTTAATGTGCTAACTAAGATGGCCGTTAGAAACAATTTGTTCATTGGAGTGGAGGTCGGGAATAATAAGATCCCAATATCCCATCTTCAATATGCGGACGATACCATTTTTTTCGGGGAATGGGGTGAGGGTAATCTTAGGAACCTAATGAAGATTTTAAAATGCTTCGAGCTCACCTCCGGTCTTAAAGTAAATTACCATAAGAGCATTTTATACGGTGTTGGTGTTGACAAGGGCATTACGGAGAATATGGCAAAATCATTTAAGTGTAACGTCGGTTCCTTCCCATTCACTTATCTTGGGATCCCGGTGGGTGGAAAGATGAATAAATTGGAAAGTTGGGCTTCGGTGATAAGTAAATTTGAAAAACGATTATCGGATTGGAAAGCACGGTCGATGTCGTACGGTGGACGGTTGACCCTCGTGAAGTCGGTGTTGAATA GTAACTTGATCGATTCTTTTGGTGTGGCTTTCAAAAACTCTTTTGTTAGGAAAGTTGGGGATGGTGCATCCATTTCTTTCTGGTCAGACATATGGCTTGGAAGCGAAGCACTGAAGAATAAATTCCAAAGGCTAGCAAGGTTAGATTCAAACATGGAGGCAAGTGTCAAAGAGAGACTGA GACGTGCACGTGGTGAACTGGATAATTTGGGCGAGCTGCTGAAAACAGTTACAACGGACCCGGGCTGTGCAGATGGGTGGGTTTGGGGTGCGAACAATGGGAGACAGTTTACAACGAAAAAATTAACAACCTTGATCGACTCTAAAACGATTTGTGCGGGTGCAAACGCAAGTGAATCCTTACGAAATAATTTGGTTCCAAAGAAAATAGAGGTTTTTATTTGGAGGGCGAGGAAGAAACGACTACCGGTACGTACGGAACTTGACAAAAGAGGGGTTGATCTACACTCCGTGTGTTGCTCGTTATGTGACGACGCTATTGAGACGGTGGACCACTCCCTCATGTCATGCAAAAAAGCTTTTGATGTGTGGACTAAAGTTTTCGAGTGGTGGGGTTTGGGAAATATCTCAAACTTAACTATCGAGGATCTTTTTTTGGGTAATCTAAACCAAGGTGCGAGTTCGGGCGGGGAGATATGGCAAGCAGTCGTTTGGTCGAGTTGTTACCTCATTTGGTGGAATAGAAACCAAATGGTATTCAAGAACAAGTGTTGGAACACTCCCGCTGCGTTAAGTGAAATTCAAGTCAAATGCTTCGAATGGATCGCGAAGAGGCATACAAGGAAAACGATCGATTGGCATAATTGGTTTCATAACCCGTCGGTTTTTCTTACTTAG